The Natronosporangium hydrolyticum nucleotide sequence CGATGAGATGTTCCGGCAGGTCGACCAGGAGATGCTGGCGTTGGGGCAGGGGCAGCCGGGCGACATCGTCGTGATCGTCGCGGGTAGCCCACCCGGCACCCCGGGTTCCACCAACACGCTGCGGGTCCACCAGTTGGGCTCGCTCGCCGGGTCGCTCCCGAACGGCGGCTGATGGCTGAGCAAGGGCGTCCGGTCACCGGCCAGGCCGCGGTCGACCACCTGCTCGACCTGTTGGACCTGACCCCGTTGGGGGAGGACAGCTTCCGCGGGGTCAGCCCAAAGGTCGGGCCGCAGCGGGTCTTCGGCGGCCAGGTGGCCAGCCAGGCGTTGGTGGCGGCGGGGCGCACGGTCGACCCGAGCCGGTCGGTCCATTCGCTGCACGGCTACTTTGTCCGGCCCGGCGACCCGGCCGAACCGATCCACTACTCGGTGGAGAACATCCGCGATGGTCGTTCGTTCTCGGTACGCCGGTGCGTGGCCCAGCAACACGACAAGACGATCTTCTTCATGTCCGCGTCGTTCCAGCGGGCCGAGGAAGGGCTAGACCATCACGCCCCGGCGCCGGTCGAGGTGCCACCACCGGAGCAGGTGCCGACGATGGCCGAGCGGTTGGCCAGGTATCCGGACCGGGCGGGCCACTGGGCGATGATCCCGCGTCCGATCGACGTCCGCTACGTCGGCGAGCCCGGGCTGGTGCCGCCGGGCGGCCGGCCCGCCGACCCGCATCAGCGGGTGTGGATGCGCATCGACGGCGAGCTGCCGGACGACCCGTTGCTGCACGCCTGCCTACTCACGTACGCCTCGGACCTGACCCTGCTGGACTCGGTGCTCTCGGTCCACGGTGAAGTCTGGGGCCCCGGCGGGGTGATCGGTGCCAGCCTGGATCATGCGATGTGGTTTCACCGCCCGTTCCGGGCCGACGAGTGGTTTCTCTACGACTGCTGGAGCCCGTCGGCGAGCGGTGCCCGCGGCCTGGCCACCGGCCGGATGTTCGACCGCGAAGGCCGGCACATCGTCACCGCCGTGCAGGAGGGCCTGCTGCGTCGGGTCGGCGCCTGAACCGCGCTCCGCTGGCCGCGATGCGTCATCCCCACGGGCTATCGCGCCGAACTCACCCGGGAGATGGGGCATGGTCGCGTTACGGAGCTGTCTCCTCACCCGGGCGAGCTCGCCGCGCGAAGGGCTCTGCCCCGAAGCTGGCGAGGACGGCTGCGATCTCCACGATCGTGACGGCCGCCGCCACCAGGATGAGGACCACCCGGGTACGCGGCGTCGCCCCTGTCGGAGCGAGCTGTGGATGCGTCAGTTGAGTCATGGTCACCTCCGAAGTTGGTGAGCACTTACTTACTTTACCTCGGGTGCAGATTCCCACTCGCGAGCGTCTTGCGGGCGGGTAGCGATGACCTTGCTTCCCGGCAGGGGAAGTCGTCCGCGCGGTTCAACATCGGCAGCGGTTCTGAAGTCGACCAGCGCGCGACTCGGGCGTGTCCAACCAGCCGGTGGGTCGATTAGAATGCTGGTATGGCCGCGCCCTACCTCGACCTCCACCAGTTGGTGGACCGCTTGACGCCGGAGCAGGCGGACGCACTGCGCGCGCTGGTCCGGCACCTAGTGGGCGCTGGCGAAGGAGAAACGCCGGCCGGCGGTGGGCGGGTGCGTAGACTTTCGTTCGCGGGGACGTTGCAGACTGGAAAAGATGATCTTGCTGCCCGGTCCGAGGAGATCATCCGCGCGGAGCTGGGCGACGTCGGGTGATCGTCGTCGACACCGGCCCGCTGGTGGCGGCCCTGAACTCGGACGACAAGGATCACGAACGGTGCCTGCGGCTGCTGGAGACCCACCAAGGCCGGCTGCTTGTGCCCGGTCCCGTGTTAACGGAGGTCTGCTGACTGCTTGAGCGGGAACGGGGGACCGAGGCTGAAGCGGCGTTCCTCGAGGCTTTGGCACAGGGCGAGTTCGATCTTGTCGCGGTGACCACGGCGGATATGCAGCGCATGGCCGAGCTGGTGCGTCGGTATGCCGACCTGCCGCTCGGCGGGGTGGATGCGTCCGTGATCGCCATCGCGGAGCGACTCGGAGTGGCCGAGGTTGCGACCCTGGATTTGCGTCACTTCACGGTCGTGCGACCGTCGCACGTCAGATCGCTGACGCTGTTGCCCTGAGTCCGCTGCCGAGGCGTCCACCGCGTTTGGCGAGACGAGGTCTCCCAAGATCACGGGTGTTGTCCGTGGTGGTCGACGAGAGTGGTGAGCAACCGCGCGAGCTGCTCCCGTTGCGGTGCGGTCAGCGGCGCGAGGACCTCACCTTCCACTTGCGCAAGGATCGTGTCCAGGGTGGCCAGTTGCTGGCTTCCCGCTGCGGTAATGGTGATGATGTTCCGGCGGCGGTCGGCAGGATTGGGCGAGCGCTCCACCTGTCGCCGGGCGGTCAGTTCGTTGACGACCGAGACGACATCGCTGCGGTAGATGCCGGTCCGGTCGCTGAGCTGCGCCTGGCTGGCAGGGCCCTGCTCGGCCAGCGTGGCGAGGACGGCGTAGTGCCATTTCCGGGCGTCGGCGCGGGCGAGTTCTTCGTTCACCCGGCGGTCCGAGTGCATGGCGGCCAGCG carries:
- a CDS encoding MarR family winged helix-turn-helix transcriptional regulator codes for the protein MSDHEPDRSDTAGESTGGHRLRNLRTRLLSLAAMHSDRRVNEELARADARKWHYAVLATLAEQGPASQAQLSDRTGIYRSDVVSVVNELTARRQVERSPNPADRRRNIITITAAGSQQLATLDTILAQVEGEVLAPLTAPQREQLARLLTTLVDHHGQHP
- a CDS encoding acyl-CoA thioesterase, whose translation is MAEQGRPVTGQAAVDHLLDLLDLTPLGEDSFRGVSPKVGPQRVFGGQVASQALVAAGRTVDPSRSVHSLHGYFVRPGDPAEPIHYSVENIRDGRSFSVRRCVAQQHDKTIFFMSASFQRAEEGLDHHAPAPVEVPPPEQVPTMAERLARYPDRAGHWAMIPRPIDVRYVGEPGLVPPGGRPADPHQRVWMRIDGELPDDPLLHACLLTYASDLTLLDSVLSVHGEVWGPGGVIGASLDHAMWFHRPFRADEWFLYDCWSPSASGARGLATGRMFDREGRHIVTAVQEGLLRRVGA